One Takifugu rubripes unplaced genomic scaffold, fTakRub1.2, whole genome shotgun sequence genomic region harbors:
- the LOC101068106 gene encoding olfactory receptor 24-like has product MFLLRTVSNGSIIIHPPGFYVVGFEVFPHIRFYFIFLAFVYVVTVFFNCLLIYVIVSNRCLHTPKFLAVVNLAVIDIVLNSTAIPSMIKTFLLKDNFFPFNICLLQMFVYYSFIILESYALAILAYDRLIAICFPLQQNSINTLRSMSCIVAVTWSYSLGLVAFSTGIMTRLSFCKSVTVRSYFCDYAPTFRLACNDYTLHWAVSSTASVVNLVVPFTFILLTYAAILVTLFLMKSVNSRMKALGTCVEHLVLVAIFYIPLFTIFFFGFYVRLIDADQRVLSLSLASCIPPCVNPIVYSLKTREIKIRAVALIRKSKIKGTKF; this is encoded by the coding sequence ATGTTTCTGCTGCGGACCGTCTCAAACGGCTCCATCATCATTCACCCTCCAGGCTTCTACGTCGTTGGATTCGAGGTGTTTCCCCACATCCGCTTCTACTTCATCTTCCTGGCGTTTGTCTATGTGGTCACGGTGTTCTTCAACTGTTTGCTGATCTACGTGATCGTCTCTAATCGTTGTTTACACACTCCCAAGTTTTTGGCCGTGGTCAACCTGGCTGTCATCGACATTGTCCTGAACTCCACCGCCATCCCCAGCATGATCAAGACATTTCTCCTGAAGGACAACTTTTTCCCCTTCAACATCTGCCTCTTGCAGATGTTCGTCTATTACTCCTTTATCATTTTAGAGTCTTATGCGCTGGCGATCCTGGCCTACGACAGGCTGATCGCAATAtgcttccctctgcagcagaactccATCAACACCCTGCGGAGCATGTCCTGCATTGTGGCCGTGACCTGGTCTTACTCACTGGGCCTCGTAGCGTTCTCAACAGGTATAATGACACGGCTGTCTTTTTGCAAGTCCGTCACAGTGCGCAGCTACTTCTGTGACTATGCGCCGACGTTTCGACTCGCCTGCAACGACTACACGCTGCACTGGGCCGTGTCGTCGACCGCATCCGTCGTGAATCTCGTTGTGCCTTTTACTTTTATCCTGCTGACCTACGCCGCTATCCTGGTCACCCTGTTCTTGATGAAGTCGGTCAACAGCAGGATGAAAGCTCTCGGTACCTGCGTGGAGCATCTTGTCCTGGTTGCTATATTTTATATCCCATTGTTCACTATTTTCTTCTTCGGCTTTTACGTGCGGCTGATCGACGCCGATCAGCGCGTCTTGAGTCTGTCTCTGGCCTCCTGCATCCCCCCCTGCGTCAACCCCATAGTTTACTCTCTGAAAACCAGGGAGATTAAGATCAGAGCCGTGGCCCTGATTAGAAAAAGCAAAATTAAGGGGACGAAATTTTAA